One part of the Plasmodium yoelii strain 17X genome assembly, chromosome: 13 genome encodes these proteins:
- a CDS encoding glideosome associated protein with multiple membrane spans 1, putative, with amino-acid sequence MFFTYVVRPGEAPEGRGPQFEPFWDFFMNFNLRVGFLIQFISYTLLVCSITLIGKNPLGILNFLRALPGTVGNAPMPLVFLSIGGFLLGTLLIMSFLQLTEDDSSIKQSRGYRAGTKFLLQATSMGTVSWSLSLICLMASSYYFDDPWMEEKIGAGSSWILYFSSRLIDAFCLFLYGSGCFFLEVYHSEGAGEAWGWLCGMCFIATSFVEVLALTLYNSPIFESLDWFYCVFLGVSLVASSIWGILFEPISHRYDVKLTQSAMRNEYYKSRNAMAYYGPAVVTANGELDIEASTENATTCK; translated from the exons atgttttttacTTATGTTGTTCGTCCTGGTGAAGCCCCCGAAGGCCGAGGGCCACAATTTGAGCCATTTTGGGActtttttatgaattttaATTTACGTGTTGGGTTTTTAATCCAATTTATTTCGTATACTTTGTTAGTTTGTTCCATAACACTTATAGGAAAAAACCCATTAggtattttaaattttttaagaGCACTACCAGGAACTGTTGGAAATGCACCAATGCCTTTAGTGTTTTTGAGCATTGGAGGGTTCTTATTAGGAACTCTTCTAATTATGTCCTTCTTACAATTGACCGAAGATGATAGCAG tATTAAACAATCAAGAGGTTACAGAGCAGGaactaaatttttattacaaGCAACATCTATGG GAACTGTATCATGGAGTTTGTctttaatatgtttaatggcatcttcatattattttgatgATCCATGGATGGAAGAAAAGATTGGTGCCGGTTCTTCATGGATTTTATATTTCAGTTCAAGATTGATAGAtgcattttgtttatttttatatggaTCTGGATGTTTCTTTTTAGAAGTATATCATTCTGAAGGAGCAGGAGAAGCTTGGGGATGGTTATGTGGAATGTGTTTTATAGCAACTTCTTTTGTTGAGGTATTAGCTTTAACATTATACAATTCTCCAATTTTTGAATCATTAGATTGGTTTTATTGTGTATTTTTGGGTGTAAGCCTTGTTGCTAGTTCAATATGGGGAATTTTATTTGAACCTATAAGTCATAGATATGATGTAAAATTAACACAAAGTGCTATGAGAAATGAATATTACAAATCTAGAAATGCCATGGCATATTATGGTCCCGCTGTTGTAACTGCAAATGGAGAACTTGACATTGAAGCATCAACTGAAAATGCAACAACTtgcaaataa
- a CDS encoding aspartyl protease — protein sequence MGFSKLYNFIIYFIIINILVQANSEDENVLNKNNEKNVLSKNNEQNVLNKNNGQNVLSKNNEQNVLSKNNEKNEEIYKYKLYGDIDEYAYYFMDIEIGTPGQKLSLIVDTGSSSLSFPCSECKDCGIHMENPFNLNNSSTSSVLYCNDNTCPYNLKCVKGRCEYLQSYCEGSRINGFYFSDVVKLESTNNTKSGNITFKKHMGCHMHEEGLFLYQHATGVLGLSLTKPKGVPTFIDLLFKNSPKLNKIFSLCISEYGGELILGGYSKDYIVKEVSIDEKKENIEDNKNENIDSIDKSVEINKNKSSVDDILWEAITRKYYYYIRVEGFQLFGTTFSHNNKSMEMLVDSGSTFTHLPDDLYNNLNFFFDILCIHNMNNPIDIEKRLKITNETLSKHLLYFDDFKSTLKNIISTENVCVKIADNVQCWRYLKHLPNIYIKLSNNTKLLWQPSSYLYKKESFWCKGLEKQVNNKPILGLSFFKNKQIIFDLKNNKIGFIESNCPSNPINTRPRTFNEYNIKENHLFKQSYFSLYTFSIILALTFILYIILYIKKFISIYYNPLQGENTSPD from the coding sequence atgggtttttctaaattatataattttattatttattttataataataaatattttagttCAAGCAAATAGTGAAGatgaaaatgtattaaataaaaataacgaaaaaaatgtattaagtaaaaataacgagcaaaatgtattaaataaaaataacgggcaaaatgtattaagtaaaaataacgagcaaaatgtattaagtaaaaataacgaaaaaaatgaggaaatctataaatataaattatatggaGATATTGAcgaatatgcatattattttatggaTATAGAAATAGGAACACCTGGACAAAAACTTTCACTAATAGTAGACACAGGATCTTCTTCATTAAGTTTCCCATGTTCAGAATGTAAAGATTGTGGGATACATATGGAAAACccttttaatttaaataattcatcAACATCATCGGTTTTATATTGTAATGATAATACATGtccatataatttaaaatgtgTCAAAGGAAGGTGTGAATATTTACAATCTTATTGTGAGGGATCTCGAATTAAcggtttttatttttcggATGTTGTAAAGCTCGAATCGACCAATAACACTAAAAGTGGAAACATAACTTTTAAGAAACATATGGGATGTCATATGCATGAAGAaggtttatttttatatcaacATGCAACGGGGGTATTGGGATTAAGTTTAACAAAACCAAAAGGTGTACCAACTTTtattgatttattatttaaaaattcccctaaactaaataaaatattttcattgtGTATTTCTGAATATGGAGGGGAACTAATTTTAGGGGGATATAGTAAAGACTATATTGTCAAAGAAGTTTCAATTGATgaaaagaaagaaaatatcgaagataataaaaatgaaaatattgatTCTATTGATAAATCtgtagaaataaataaaaataaatcgaGTGTAGATGACATACTTTGGGAAGCTATAActagaaaatattattactatataaGAGTTGAAGGGTTTCAATTATTTGGTACAACTTTTTCTCATAATAACAAAAGTATGGAAATGTTAGTAGATTCTGGTAGTACCTTTACACATCTACCTGAcgatttatataataatttgaattttttttttgatatattatgtatacaCAACATGAACAATCCTATTGATATAGAGAAaagattaaaaataacaaatgaAACATTAAGTAAgcatcttttatattttgatgaTTTTAAATCTAcgctaaaaaatataataagtaCTGAAAATGTGTGTGTAAAAATAGCAGATAATGTACAATGCTGGAgatatttaaaacatttaccaaatatatatataaaactgTCTAATAATACTAAACTATTATGGCAACCTAGttcttatttatataaaaaagaatcATTTTGGTGTAAAGGACTAGAAAAACAAGTAAATAATAAACCTATTCTTGGATTaagtttttttaaaaataaacaaattatatttgatcttaaaaataataaaattgggTTCATTGAATCAAATTGCCCATCTAATCCGATTAATACAAGACCGAGAacttttaatgaatataatataaaagaaaatcaTTTATTTAAACAATCATATTTTAGCTTATATACCTTTTCAATAATTCTTGCCTTAACATTTATACtatacattattttatacattaaaaaatttatatctaTCTATTACAACCCGTTGCAAGGCGAGAACACCTCACCCGACTAA
- a CDS encoding acetyltransferase — protein sequence MEILENDIKENKNEELKKTTNKKIDKNSEKIKKDKKESTNSEINKNYGIIKIVRGCQNGDNIFDFINVEYKKKYIIKKINNTSEIINETNLEQKKNEYIFFESINSYELKKYKTSDIIFNMLVDITKNNMENLYNESNFLNKGWSNLKKKKEFMSNKCKLILGFKNVARNEKKNMTKSGKNDINPNSEQDENCLGNNIDKESDINFINVLKSNNPEKVEEYLKNNKLVCFVHYRIIPDYYPYEQNIICYLYEIQIIPDFKGMGIGSHLIYMLECLCKSIKINKILCTVLKNNTNAVAFYKKKCLFEMDENSPDNFNTDNSKPCEYEILKKEIIL from the coding sequence ATGGAAATTCTcgaaaatgatataaaagaaaataaaaatgaggaattaaaaaaaactacGAACAAGAAAATAGACAAAAATtccgaaaaaataaaaaaagataaaaaagaaaGTACTAAtagtgaaataaataaaaactatggaataattaaaattgttCGTGGGTGCCAAAATggtgataatatttttgacTTTATCAATGTAGAAtacaaaaagaaatatataataaagaaaataaataatactaGTGAAATTATAAACGAAACAAATTTAGAACAAAAAAagaatgaatatattttttttgaatcaattaattcatatgaattaaaaaagtataaaacaagtgatattatatttaatatgttagttgatattacaaaaaataatatggaaaatttatataatgaaagtaattttttaaataaaggatggtctaatttaaaaaagaaaaaagaatttATGAGTAATAAATGTAAACTTATATTAGGTTTTAAAAATGTAGctagaaatgaaaaaaaaaatatgaccaAGTCAggtaaaaatgatattaatcCAAATAGCGAACAAGACGAAAATTGCCTTGGAAATAATATTGATAAGGAAAGTGACATAAACTTTATAAACGTATTAAAAAGTAATAATCCAGAAAAAGTAgaagaatatttaaaaaataataaattagttTGTTTTGTCCATTATAGAATAATTCCAGATTATTATccatatgaacaaaatataatttgttatttatatgaaattcaaataattccCGATTTTAAAGGTATGGGTATAGGTAgccatttaatatatatgctaGAATGTTTATGCAAAagtattaaaataaataaaattttatgtactgttttaaaaaataatactaatgcTGTagcattttataaaaaaaaatgtttatttgaAATGGATGAAAATTCACCAGACAATTTTAACACAGATAATTCAAAACCATGTGAATATGAAATtctaaaaaaagaaataattttataa
- a CDS encoding 60S ribosomal protein L23, putative: MVKATNEKKNAGDNKGANGKNNSNAKDKANKKTEKKGMNKGKTVVKKTINKNSNMKADNFSQKKTKKMTTSIRFKRPRTLKLKKNPKCPKILKSCYKKTLDKYGIIKYPLTSEKAMKKIEEINTLVFICDKRADKRKIKKSVKSLFDIKCAKVNVLNRLNGDKKAYVRLSKDHDALEVANKIGIL, from the exons ATGGTGAAAGCAACTAACGAAAAaa AAAACGCTGGAGATAACAAGGGAGCTAATGGAAAAAACAATAGCAACGCAAAAGATAAAGCTAATAAAAAAActgaaaaaaaaggaatgAATAAAGGAAAAACTGTGGtcaaaaaaacaataaataaaaattcaaacaTGAAAGCAGACAACTTTTCTCAGAAAAAAACCAAAAAGATGACAACTTCCATTCGTTTTAAAag ACCCAGAACCTTAAAATTAAAGAAGAATCCAAAATGCCCCAAAATCCTCAAGTCTTGTTATAAAAAGACTTTAGATAAATAtggtataataaaatatcctTTAACCTCAGAAAAAGCAATGAAAAAAATCGAAGAAATAAACACCCTTGTTTTTATTTGTGACAAACGAGCTGACAAaagaaaaatcaaaaaatctGTCAAATCTTTGTTCGATATTAAATGTGCTAAAGTCAATGTTCTTAATAG acTAAATGGAGATAAAAAGGCATATGTCCGATTATCCAAAGATCATGATGCATTAGAAGTAGCAAACAAAATAGGAATATTATAA
- a CDS encoding 60S ribosomal protein L6, putative translates to MKTIVSSQKITIPEGVQVAINSRKVTVTGKHGTLKKSFRHLPVDIRLNKLKKYIKVVMWFGVPDRLACIRTVCTHLKNMFTGVTKKFLYKMRLVHAHFPINSNIVNDNKLIEIRNYLGEKRVRFVKALPGVLIEKSPNVKDEIYVSGADIENVSLTAALIHQSVLCRNKDIRKFLDGIYVSEVTTVEKDE, encoded by the exons atgaaaaccaTAGTATCATCACAAAAAATTACAATTCCTGAAGGAG TCCAAGTTGCAATAAACTCGAGGAAAGTAACAGTAACAGGAAAACATGGAACATTGAAAAAGAGTTTTAGACATTTGCCAGTTGACATTCgtttaaacaaattaaaaaaatacataaaagtAGTTATGTGGTTTGGTGTCCCAGATAGATTGGCTTGTATCAGAACTGTGTGCACtcacttaaaaaatatgtttactGGAGTAactaaaaaatttttatacaaaatgaGATTAGTACATGCACATTTTCCCATCAACTCAAATATtgttaatgataataaattaattgaaATTAGAAATTATTTAGGAGAAAAAAGAGTTCGATTTGTTAAGGCATTACCAGGTGTTCTTATTGAAAAATCACCAAATGTTAAAGACGAAATATATGTTAGTGGAGCAGACATCGAAAATGTATCTTTAACTGCTGCTTTAATACATCAATCAGTTTTATGTAGAAATAAGGATATTCGTAAGTTTCTTGATGGTATTTATGTATCTGAAGTTACAACTGTAGAAAAAgatgaataa
- a CDS encoding beta-hydroxyacyl-ACP dehydratase encodes MWIMKLFIIFVYVLFPVLCLGVKKKGFNFLFPAFEHFNKKNKLKKSKNGVNKNDSIKIYMNNIEKDDNISAKIISSNITPNLNSEIIDIDQIKNILPHRYPFLLVDKVLYIQPNKKIIGIKNVTANEHFFNGHFPQKPIMPGVLQIEALAQLGGILCLKNSENKSKDNLFLFAGVDGVKWKKPVLPGDTLVMEVEQILFKPTLGIAKLKGVGYVGNHVVIEIENMIFAMSK; translated from the exons ATGTGGATAATGAaactttttataatttttgtttacGTCCTTTTTCCAGTATTATGTTTGGGTGTAAAAAAGAAAGgcttcaattttttattcccAGCCTTCGaacattttaataaaaaaaataaattaaaaaaatcaaaaaatggggtaaataaaaatgatagtataaaaatatatatgaataatattGAAAAGGATGATAATATTAGTGCAAAAATAATTTCATCTAATATTACACCAAATTTAAATTCGGAAATAATTGATATTGAtcagataaaaaatatacttcCTCATAGATATCCATTTCTATTAGTAGAtaaagtattatatatacaaccaaataaaaaaataattggtataaaaaatgttacaGCAAatgaacatttttttaatggcCACTTTCCTCAAAAACCAATTATGCCTGGTGTACTTCAAATAGAAGCCTTAGCACAATTAGGTGGTATTTTATGTCTTAAAAATAGcgaaaataaaagtaaagacaatttatttcttttcgCAGGGGTAGATGGTGTTAAATGGAAGAAACCTGTTTTGCCAG GTGATACATTAGTGATGGAAGTAGAACAAATTTTGTTCAAACCAACACTCGGAATTGCCAAGTTAAAAGGAGTTGGGTATGTAGGTAATCATGTAGTAATAGAAATCGAGAATATGATTTTTGCAATGtcaaaatga
- a CDS encoding V-type proton ATPase subunit G, putative — translation MAQSKGSNVLIQQLLKAEEEADLVIKKAKDVRAKMLKEAEATATEELKIFRAKEKERLTKGHKEKSTAEDEIVTKIEQNTKDEIKRYKDLFKKNKDQVAQFVYDKVFKVDIDIPDCVQKYM, via the exons ATGGCACAAAGCAAAGGATCCAATGTTTTAATACAACAATTATTAAAAGCCGAAGAAGAAGCTGATCTAGTAATTAAAAAGGCAAAAGATG TACGGGCAAAAATGCTAAAAGAAGCTGAAGCAACAGCAACGGAGGAGTTGAAAATTTTTCGAGCCAAAGAAAAGGAGCGTCTAACTAAAGGACATAAAGAA AAATCTACTGCTGAAGATGAGATTGTGACTAAAATTGAGCAAAACACaaaagatgaaataaaaagatataaaGATTTgtttaagaaaaataaagacCAGGTTGCTCAATTTGTATATGATAAAGTTTTCAAAGTTGATATAGACATCCCTGATTGTGtgcaaaaatatatgtag